Proteins encoded within one genomic window of Oncorhynchus masou masou isolate Uvic2021 chromosome 1, UVic_Omas_1.1, whole genome shotgun sequence:
- the LOC135540196 gene encoding calcium-binding protein 1-like isoform X3: MGPTCIFLLKSQADIRQADRDLRPEEIDELRDAFKEFDKDKDGFISCKDLGNCMRTMGYMPTEMELIELSQQINMNLGGHVDFEDFVELMGPKLLAETADMIGVKELRDAFKEFDTNGDGAISTSELREAMRKLLGQQVGHKDLEDILRDIDLNGDGHVDFEEFVRMMSR, translated from the exons ATGGGGCCCACCTGCATCTTCCTGCTCAAGAGCCAGGCCGATATCAGGCAGGCT GACAGAGACCTGAGGCCAGAGGAGATTGATG AGTTGCGGGATGCTTTTAAGGAGTTTGATAAGGACAAAGATGGTTTCATCAGCTGTAAAGACCTGGGAAACTGTATGAGAACCATGGGATACATGCCTACTGAAATGGAGTTGATAGAACTGAGCCAACAGATCAACATGAATT TGGGAGGTCATGTTGACTTTGAGGATTTTGTGGAGTTGATGGGCCCCAAACTTCTCGCTGAAACTGCAGATATGATTGGTGTAAAAGAACTGAGAGATGCCTTCAAAGAG TTTGACACCAATGGTGATGGAGCAATAAGCACATCTGAGCTGAGAGAAGCCATGAGGAAGTTGCTGGGACAACAG GTTGGCCACAAGGACTTAGAAGATATCCTGAGGGACATCGACTTGAATGGTGATGGGCATGTTGACTTTGAAG AGTTTGTACGAATGATGTCCCGCTGA
- the LOC135540196 gene encoding calcium-binding protein 1-like isoform X2, producing the protein MAQTADSPFEVAMFLGLLTSDSDRDLRPEEIDELRDAFKEFDKDKDGFISCKDLGNCMRTMGYMPTEMELIELSQQINMNLGGHVDFEDFVELMGPKLLAETADMIGVKELRDAFKEFDTNGDGAISTSELREAMRKLLGQQVGHKDLEDILRDIDLNGDGHVDFEEFVRMMSR; encoded by the exons ATGGCGCAGACCGCAGATTCACCTTTTGAAGTCGCTATGTTCCTGGGATTGTTAACATCAGATAGT GACAGAGACCTGAGGCCAGAGGAGATTGATG AGTTGCGGGATGCTTTTAAGGAGTTTGATAAGGACAAAGATGGTTTCATCAGCTGTAAAGACCTGGGAAACTGTATGAGAACCATGGGATACATGCCTACTGAAATGGAGTTGATAGAACTGAGCCAACAGATCAACATGAATT TGGGAGGTCATGTTGACTTTGAGGATTTTGTGGAGTTGATGGGCCCCAAACTTCTCGCTGAAACTGCAGATATGATTGGTGTAAAAGAACTGAGAGATGCCTTCAAAGAG TTTGACACCAATGGTGATGGAGCAATAAGCACATCTGAGCTGAGAGAAGCCATGAGGAAGTTGCTGGGACAACAG GTTGGCCACAAGGACTTAGAAGATATCCTGAGGGACATCGACTTGAATGGTGATGGGCATGTTGACTTTGAAG AGTTTGTACGAATGATGTCCCGCTGA
- the LOC135540196 gene encoding calcium-binding protein 1-like isoform X1 codes for MSSSFPKSESKTSLLKSSSASGRSTHFPERTTGKDRNHHHHHHRPAASQVSSNAADESFWSAECDVTARRPLCHPSLLGTRNRATTRASKSQPHAPHGNVPAAHSQDDPSEQHGVVRGVRERCKSSKHHRHHRKTTRDDQPAAQHHSHTHPTRLDHRIGMQPHSDCKDDTALLFESRDHTRASSSASVDASIPSPASSSPIPVSSRSSHRSRRSSAASCESDFLRPILNSVFGQDRDLRPEEIDELRDAFKEFDKDKDGFISCKDLGNCMRTMGYMPTEMELIELSQQINMNLGGHVDFEDFVELMGPKLLAETADMIGVKELRDAFKEFDTNGDGAISTSELREAMRKLLGQQVGHKDLEDILRDIDLNGDGHVDFEEFVRMMSR; via the exons ATGAGCTCCTCTTTTCCCAAATCCGAATCCAAGACCTCATTGCTGAAATCTTCCTCGGCAAGCGGAAGATCGACACACTTCCCTGAACGTACGACAGGAAAAGACcgaaatcatcatcatcatcaccaccgtcCAGCTGCAAGTCAAGTGAGCAGCAATGCCGCAGATGAGTCTTTCTGGTCGGCAGAGTGCGACGTTACTGCAAGGAGACCCCTGTGCCACCCCTCGCTCCTCGGTACCCGGAATAGGGCGACGACCCGAGCCAGTAAGAGCCAGCCCCACGCCCCACATGGCAACGTTCCCGCCGCCCACTCCCAGGATGACCCATCTGAGCAACATGGTGTGGTTCGAGGTGTGAGAGAACGCTGCAAGTCATCCAAGCATCACCGACACCACCGGAAAACGACCCGGGACGACCAGCCAGCTGCACAACACCACAGCCACACTCACCCTACCCGTTTAGACCACAGAATAGGCATGCAGCCCCACTCAGACTGCAAAGACGACACCGCGCTCTTGTTTGAATCGAGGGACCATACAAGGGCCAGTTCGTCTGCTAGCGTGGATGCCAGCATCCCGTCTCCAGCTTCCTCCTCGCCTATCCCCGTATCCAGCCGATCCTCTCACCGCTCTCGAAGGTCCAGCGCAGCATCTTGTGAATCTGACTTTTTGCGGCCAATTCTTAACTCGGTTTTTGGACAG GACAGAGACCTGAGGCCAGAGGAGATTGATG AGTTGCGGGATGCTTTTAAGGAGTTTGATAAGGACAAAGATGGTTTCATCAGCTGTAAAGACCTGGGAAACTGTATGAGAACCATGGGATACATGCCTACTGAAATGGAGTTGATAGAACTGAGCCAACAGATCAACATGAATT TGGGAGGTCATGTTGACTTTGAGGATTTTGTGGAGTTGATGGGCCCCAAACTTCTCGCTGAAACTGCAGATATGATTGGTGTAAAAGAACTGAGAGATGCCTTCAAAGAG TTTGACACCAATGGTGATGGAGCAATAAGCACATCTGAGCTGAGAGAAGCCATGAGGAAGTTGCTGGGACAACAG GTTGGCCACAAGGACTTAGAAGATATCCTGAGGGACATCGACTTGAATGGTGATGGGCATGTTGACTTTGAAG AGTTTGTACGAATGATGTCCCGCTGA